The following DNA comes from Eleginops maclovinus isolate JMC-PN-2008 ecotype Puerto Natales chromosome 8, JC_Emac_rtc_rv5, whole genome shotgun sequence.
TTTTCACTCTCAGGCAAGTTCTATAGCTGGCTGTTGTGCGTCCTGACCGTGTTTTCGGGTCTTGTTCCTGTTGAGTTTTGGCCGGACCATCCTGAGACACAGTTTGTGTAGCCTGACTCCTttgtccttcctcctctctcgcCTCACGTTCGGCCTCCTCACCTTCCGCCTGACAGCCTGTAGGTGGTGCTGCTCCTCCATCTCTGCTCTGCTCCACTCAGGAAGTTCTGCTTTCAGTAGAACTGCTCCACAGCTGTAAGAACAAGAAATGGTAGTTTTGAGATACTGTAATTTTAACCAAAGTACTGTATCCATGACAATGATGAAAAAATTAGGGATAACGCACAAAAAGTGAGAACGAATGTAAACTTTATCTCCATTAATTGGCACTCGCCATTAGGGTAACCATTGAACAAGTGGTTGAAAGGAGCAATTATTTGtaaagtatttgtactttacttgagtatttgtttttgtactttacttgagtatttgtttttgtactttacttgagtatttgtttttgtactttacttgagtatttgtttttgtactttacttgagtatttttattcTAACTATATTCAAAGGGTAAAATCACACTTCACTACATCTATCTGACAGTTctagttactagttactttggAGATTTTTTTAGAATCTGTCGCTGGAGACATATAACGGCTGAACAAGTACTTTTACGGAAGGCACATTTTTCTAATAATACCTATGTACTTTTACTAACTGTTAGTAGGATTTAAATGCAGGTTTATAACTTGTAACAGTATTTTGTCATGATTTATTGGTAGGCCTATTTATACTTCAGAACTAGATTTTAGCTTTTATTCCATCACTGCTCTACCGAGAGATTATATCATAATATATATCAAGCAGCTAAACTGTTtgatgtttcattatttttaaaagactgGCTATGTGAATACAACCATGGTTGTGTTTGTACTCTTACAGTTTGCCTGGAGTGCAGTCCTGTAGCAGGAAGCAGGATTGAGACACATGTCCCAGCAGAAGAGCCTGCACTTCGGTCAGTTGTCTCTGTTTAGCCAAAGTCTGGAATAATCTGAAAGGACAGAACTCATCAGAGACCAACAGAGAAGCCAAGAACACACAAAGCAGTTGCTCAGACCATCAAAGCAAAAAGCCCAGGATAGAGAGCCCATGTATGCAAACATGAGATTAGGATAATTTCCAAGGCTGTGAAATCATATCTGAGCAAATTCAGAGAATCGCCACACCTTATGTAACCGTGTGACTCTGAATATGAGTGCACTGCTTGTGGCCTCGTTCTGTGTTATGAAACATTGCACCAAGTCTGCCTTTTTTCAAACAGAAATAAGGGTGAGTGCACCATTATCACAATAACTATATTTACTCTACAAATAGCACTGTAAATATTTACTCTGGGGGTTTAGGTCGATATGTGTAATCTAGACATGTTGTGACACACCTCAATGTCATTGGTATCAGACTGTGAACAGCTGATCCTCCCTCTGCAAGACCAAAAATGTTAACCAAAACAAATCTGCATTCTCAGTTTAATTGATGTTTGATGTCTTTATTTACCTGGTGGTACAGTTGCAGTGGTACATCGTCCTCGCCTCTGTGTTGCTAAGGCCGTAACTTTTCTGCTGCGGATGGATCTTATTCCTGCATTGGTCAAGATCCTTGTAGACAGCACAGGACAGCTGCTTCTCTGCGGGATTTAGACATTATGTTCAAATCCATTGAGTCATGCACAGATGACTGGTTGTTGTCGGCagacctggaagttagcatcacactTGTTCCCCAAACAAAAAACCAATGGATTTTTTCATCTGATTTATGCAGTAATGTAGCGCTATAGCACACAGACATTTATGATACCTCGAAGTCGTGTTCAGCaagattatttttgaatattcatttgaTATTTTGCATGATTTCATGACTTGTGATTTCcttacatgtctttttttgtgatgACATATAATCACTTGCTGGGAACTGCTTTTAATATAACTCATAAAAGCTTCAGAACTTCAAAAGTTTGGTATTTACTTATACAtgccaaaaaataaaacgttaAAATCTCTTAGGCTTTTGATAACCACATggatcttatttcaggcatctatCCAAGCACACATTAAAAAATCCATTTATTTCAAGATGACGGAACCAAAGATACTAAAATACTGACTTATTTCAAGGTTTTATGACTCATTTCTCCAACTTTCTATTACTGTGGGAATGTGGAAATATGAGGAGAGATTAATGAAATACCTGTGATGTCCAACTCAGGCAGAGTTTGTTGTTTGGTCAGTAAAGTGTTCTGCAGATCATCTCTCCTCTCAGGTGTTGATCCCTCTGATATGGTAATGTTGGTCACAGGTGTTATGGAGGTGGCGGAGGAACTTGTTAAAGGTGTAGGGACTGtggatgcagcagcagcagcagcaatggAGTCTGAAATGCTGCTCGCCAGCAGCTCTGTGGGTGAGGTAGTGTTCATTGTGAAGTCGGTGTTATTCGTCACTGTTGGATTGGTAGACTCGTACAGGGATGGTGCATGCACCTCAGCATACAGAGCCATTTTAGTCTCTTTACACCTGTAGTaatataatttgaaataaatataaaaagttaaGCAGCCAGATAAATGTATCTTAATGCTTACCTCTAAAGTATTGTTCTGTATAGTGAATGTTAATGAAAGTAGCATACGATGGAAAAACTCAActtttaagtaaagtacaatttAGTCAAAATAGTACATGAGTACAGCACTTGAGAGAATATACATAGATACATTAGGATAAAAGTAGTGGACCAATCAACATTGACATCTATAGCTGCAGGCATAAATTCAAATTCAGATAGTCATCCAAATCAAAACTATACACTACATTAATTAATGAAA
Coding sequences within:
- the pla2g3 gene encoding group 3 secretory phospholipase A2 isoform X2 — its product is MCSSQVFFMPWIYRLHVFKSGVFSDTDSCCREHDQCKDTILSFHSQFGVFNSNIFTMSHCDCDNKFRSCLMNGNDSISDVVGYTFFNLLKMHCFEFSHQLQCTQRNWFGMCKETKMALYAEVHAPSLYESTNPTVTNNTDFTMNTTSPTELLASSISDSIAAAAAASTVPTPLTSSSATSITPVTNITISEGSTPERRDDLQNTLLTKQQTLPELDITEKQLSCAVYKDLDQCRNKIHPQQKSYGLSNTEARTMYHCNCTTRLFQTLAKQRQLTEVQALLLGHVSQSCFLLQDCTPGKLCGAVLLKAELPEWSRAEMEEQHHLQAVRRKVRRPNVRRERRKDKGVRLHKLCLRMVRPKLNRNKTRKHGQDAQQPAIELA